A region of Pseudomonas marginalis DNA encodes the following proteins:
- the rplT gene encoding 50S ribosomal protein L20, with protein MARVKRGVIARKRHKKILKLAKGYYGARSRVFRVAKQAVIKAGQYAYRDRRQKKRQFRALWIARINAGARVNGLSYSRFIAGLKKASIEIDRKVLAELAVNEKAVFAAIVEKAKATLA; from the coding sequence ATGGCTCGTGTAAAGCGTGGCGTCATTGCCCGTAAACGTCACAAAAAAATTCTGAAACTCGCTAAAGGCTACTACGGCGCGCGTTCACGCGTATTCCGTGTTGCCAAGCAAGCGGTAATCAAGGCAGGCCAATACGCCTACCGCGACCGTCGTCAGAAAAAACGTCAGTTCCGCGCTCTGTGGATCGCTCGTATCAACGCTGGTGCACGTGTTAACGGTCTGTCTTACAGCCGTTTCATCGCTGGCCTGAAAAAAGCGTCCATCGAAATCGACCGTAAGGTTCTGGCTGAACTGGCCGTGAACGAAAAAGCGGTGTTTGCTGCGATTGTCGAGAAAGCTAAAGCCACCTTGGCTTAA
- a CDS encoding sugar ABC transporter ATP-binding protein yields the protein MSSSAPNAVLSVSGIGKTYAQPVLADITLTLNRGEVLALTGENGAGKSTLSKIVGGLVTPTTGHMQFQGQDYRPASRTQAEALGVRMVMQELNLLPTLTVAENLFLDNLPSHCGWISRKQLRKAAIEAMAQVGLDAIDPDTLVGSLGIGHQQMVEIARNLIGDCHVLILDEPTAMLTAREVEMLFEQITRLQARGVAIIYISHRLEELARVAQRIAVLRDGKLVCVEPMANYNSEQLVTLMVGRELGEHIDLGPRNIGGPALTVKGLTRSDKVRDVSFEVRAGEIYGISGLIGAGRTELMRLIFGADLADSGTVALGSPAQVVNIRSPVDAVGHGIALITEDRKGEGLLLTQSISANIALGNMPEISAGGLVNSRDETALAKRQIDAMRIRSSSPAQLVSELSGGNQQKVVIGRWLERDCSVMLFDEPTRGIDVGAKFDIYALLGELTRQGKALVVVSSDLRELMLICDRIGVLSAGRLIETFERDSWTQDELLAAAFAGYQKRDALLNDAVLRDTP from the coding sequence ATGTCATCTTCCGCTCCGAACGCTGTCCTCTCGGTCAGCGGTATCGGTAAGACCTATGCCCAACCGGTTCTGGCCGACATTACCCTCACGCTTAACCGTGGTGAAGTACTGGCGCTGACCGGTGAAAACGGCGCGGGCAAGAGTACCTTGTCGAAGATCGTCGGCGGGCTGGTCACCCCGACCACCGGGCACATGCAATTCCAGGGGCAGGATTACCGTCCGGCCAGCCGTACCCAGGCTGAAGCGTTGGGCGTGCGCATGGTCATGCAGGAACTCAATCTGCTGCCGACGCTGACCGTGGCCGAAAACCTGTTTCTGGATAACCTGCCCAGCCACTGTGGCTGGATCAGCCGCAAGCAATTGCGCAAAGCCGCGATCGAGGCCATGGCCCAGGTCGGCCTGGACGCCATCGACCCGGACACCCTGGTCGGCAGCCTCGGCATCGGCCATCAACAGATGGTCGAGATCGCCCGCAACCTGATCGGCGACTGCCATGTGCTGATCCTCGACGAGCCCACCGCGATGCTCACCGCCCGCGAAGTCGAGATGCTGTTTGAGCAAATCACCCGCCTGCAGGCCCGGGGCGTGGCGATCATTTATATTTCGCACCGGCTCGAAGAACTGGCCCGTGTCGCCCAGCGCATTGCGGTATTGCGCGACGGCAAGCTGGTCTGCGTCGAGCCGATGGCCAATTACAACAGCGAACAACTGGTCACCTTGATGGTGGGCCGGGAGCTGGGAGAACACATCGACCTGGGGCCGCGCAACATCGGCGGCCCAGCCCTGACCGTGAAGGGCCTGACCCGCTCGGACAAAGTCCGCGACGTATCCTTTGAAGTGCGTGCCGGTGAGATATATGGCATCTCCGGCCTGATCGGCGCCGGTCGTACAGAGTTAATGCGGCTTATCTTCGGTGCCGACCTTGCCGACAGCGGCACTGTGGCTTTGGGTTCGCCGGCCCAGGTGGTGAATATTCGCTCGCCGGTGGATGCCGTGGGTCATGGCATTGCCCTGATCACCGAGGACCGCAAGGGCGAAGGGCTGCTGCTGACCCAGTCGATCAGTGCGAATATCGCACTGGGCAACATGCCGGAAATTTCCGCTGGCGGCCTGGTCAATAGCCGCGATGAAACTGCCTTGGCCAAGCGCCAAATCGATGCCATGCGGATCCGCAGTTCCAGCCCGGCGCAATTGGTGTCCGAACTGTCCGGTGGCAACCAGCAGAAAGTGGTGATCGGCCGCTGGCTGGAGCGCGACTGCTCGGTGATGCTGTTCGACGAGCCCACCCGTGGCATTGATGTCGGTGCCAAGTTCGATATTTATGCCTTGCTGGGTGAATTGACTCGCCAGGGCAAGGCGCTGGTGGTGGTGTCCAGCGACCTGCGTGAACTCATGCTGATCTGCGACCGCATCGGCGTGCTGTCCGCCGGGCGCTTGATCGAGACCTTCGAGCGCGACAGCTGGACCCAGGACGAATTGCTCGCCGCCGCCTTTGCCGGCTATCAGAAACGTGATGCGCTGCTCAACGACGCAGTGCTTAGGGATACCCCATGA
- a CDS encoding LacI family DNA-binding transcriptional regulator, producing MATIKDVAAIAGISYTTVSHVVNKTRPVSEPVRIKVEAAIKQLDYVPSAVARSLKAKTTATIGLLVPNSLNPYFAELARGIEDYCERNGYCVILCNSDDNAEKQRSYLRVLLEKRVDGLIVTSVGGDDSGLAAGLSAVRTPMVIVDRALDGIDVDLVRIDHEEGAYLATRHLLELGHRDIACIGGPAHTRVAQMRLAGYQRALHEAGVAVVADRIQESDFTSTGGYAAAVQLLAQNPPSAIFASNDMIGFGVLRAAAERNIRVPGELSVIGFDDIQMGRYVYPALTTVGQSILQLGETAAELLLRRIATPQLPIDQRIVTPSIVLRESTAPVAGVFAQYR from the coding sequence ATGGCAACGATCAAGGATGTGGCCGCGATTGCAGGTATTTCCTACACCACCGTGTCCCATGTGGTGAACAAGACGCGCCCGGTGAGCGAGCCGGTACGGATCAAGGTTGAAGCGGCGATCAAACAGCTCGACTACGTGCCCAGTGCCGTCGCGCGTTCGCTCAAGGCCAAGACCACGGCCACCATCGGATTGCTGGTGCCCAACAGCCTCAACCCGTATTTTGCCGAGCTGGCCCGGGGCATCGAGGATTATTGTGAGCGTAACGGCTACTGCGTGATTCTCTGCAACTCCGACGACAACGCGGAAAAACAACGCAGCTATTTGCGGGTTTTGCTGGAGAAGCGCGTCGATGGCTTGATCGTGACTTCGGTAGGCGGTGATGACAGCGGCCTCGCCGCAGGCTTGAGCGCCGTGCGCACGCCCATGGTGATTGTCGACCGGGCTCTGGATGGCATCGATGTCGACCTGGTACGCATCGACCACGAGGAGGGCGCCTACCTGGCGACCCGGCACTTGCTTGAGCTGGGGCATCGGGACATCGCCTGCATCGGCGGCCCGGCCCACACCCGCGTCGCGCAAATGCGCCTGGCGGGTTACCAGCGTGCGCTCCATGAAGCCGGTGTGGCGGTGGTGGCCGATCGCATCCAGGAAAGCGACTTCACCAGCACCGGCGGTTATGCTGCTGCCGTGCAATTGCTGGCGCAGAACCCGCCCAGCGCGATTTTTGCCAGCAACGACATGATCGGCTTCGGCGTGTTGCGCGCGGCGGCGGAGCGCAATATCCGCGTGCCCGGTGAACTGTCGGTGATCGGTTTCGATGACATTCAAATGGGCCGCTACGTGTACCCGGCGCTGACCACGGTCGGGCAGTCGATCCTGCAACTGGGCGAGACCGCGGCCGAGCTTTTACTGCGACGAATTGCAACCCCCCAACTGCCGATCGATCAACGCATCGTGACGCCGAGCATCGTGTTGCGTGAATCGACGGCGCCCGTCGCCGGTGTGTTCGCCCAATACCGCTGA
- the infC gene encoding translation initiation factor IF-3 encodes MIIKREMRQDKRAAPKAPINENISAREVRLIGADGEQIGIVSIDEALRIAEESKLDLVEISADAIPPVCRVMDYGKSIFEKKKQVAAAKKNQKQIQVKEIKFRPGTEEGDYQVKLRNLVRFLSDGDRAKVSLRFRGREMAHQELGMELLKRVEADLLEYGSVEQHPKMEGRQLIMVIAPKKKK; translated from the coding sequence ATTATTATTAAGCGTGAAATGAGACAAGATAAACGAGCTGCACCGAAAGCCCCGATCAACGAGAATATCTCGGCACGCGAGGTTCGGTTAATTGGCGCTGACGGCGAGCAGATTGGCATCGTCTCGATTGATGAAGCGCTTCGTATTGCAGAAGAGTCCAAGTTGGACCTGGTGGAAATCTCCGCCGATGCAATCCCACCCGTTTGCCGGGTGATGGACTACGGCAAGTCGATCTTCGAAAAGAAGAAGCAGGTTGCCGCGGCGAAGAAGAACCAGAAGCAGATTCAAGTAAAAGAAATCAAGTTTCGTCCAGGGACGGAGGAAGGGGATTACCAGGTAAAACTGCGCAACCTGGTACGTTTCCTGAGTGATGGGGACAGGGCCAAGGTATCCTTGCGATTCCGCGGCCGTGAGATGGCCCACCAGGAGCTGGGGATGGAACTCCTCAAGCGGGTTGAAGCTGACCTGCTCGAGTACGGTTCGGTCGAACAGCATCCTAAGATGGAAGGACGCCAGCTGATCATGGTCATCGCCCCGAAAAAGAAGAAGTAA
- a CDS encoding ABC transporter permease has product MKLTTSPGKTGGNFYGLGTYLGLAGALLAMIALFSVLSDHFLSYDTFSTLANQIPDLMVLAVGMTFILIIGGIDLSVGSVLALAASAVSVAILGWGWSVLPAALLGMGCAALAGTITGSITVAWRIPSFIVSLGVLEMARGVAYQMTGSRTAYIGDSFAWLSNPIAFGISPSFIIALLVIIAAQLVLTRTVFGRYLIGIGTNEEAVRLAGINPKPYKILVFSLMGLLAGVAALFQISRLEAADPNAGAGLELQVIAAVVIGGTSLMGGRGSVISTFFGVLIISVLAAGLAQIGATEPTKRIITGAVIVIAVVLDTYRSRRASRRG; this is encoded by the coding sequence ATGAAACTAACAACTTCCCCCGGTAAAACCGGCGGCAACTTCTACGGCCTGGGCACCTACCTGGGGCTGGCCGGTGCATTGCTGGCGATGATCGCGCTGTTTTCGGTGCTCAGTGATCACTTCCTGTCCTATGACACGTTCAGCACCCTGGCCAACCAGATTCCTGACCTGATGGTGCTGGCGGTGGGCATGACCTTCATCCTGATCATCGGCGGTATCGACCTGTCGGTGGGCTCGGTATTGGCGTTGGCGGCATCGGCGGTCAGCGTGGCGATTCTCGGGTGGGGCTGGAGTGTCTTGCCGGCTGCCTTGCTCGGCATGGGCTGCGCCGCGTTGGCCGGCACTATTACCGGCTCGATCACGGTGGCCTGGCGCATTCCATCGTTTATCGTGTCCCTCGGCGTGTTGGAAATGGCCCGTGGCGTCGCGTACCAGATGACCGGCTCGCGTACGGCCTATATCGGCGATTCGTTTGCCTGGCTGTCCAACCCGATCGCCTTCGGCATTTCGCCGTCGTTTATCATCGCTTTGCTGGTGATCATTGCCGCCCAGCTGGTATTGACCCGCACCGTATTCGGTCGTTACCTGATCGGTATCGGCACCAACGAAGAAGCCGTACGCCTGGCCGGGATCAATCCCAAGCCGTACAAGATTCTGGTGTTCAGTCTTATGGGCCTGCTGGCCGGTGTGGCGGCGCTGTTCCAGATTTCGCGCCTGGAAGCGGCAGACCCGAATGCCGGTGCCGGCCTCGAGCTGCAAGTGATCGCCGCAGTGGTGATCGGCGGCACCAGCCTGATGGGCGGGCGTGGTTCGGTGATCAGTACCTTCTTCGGTGTGTTGATTATTTCGGTATTGGCCGCCGGCCTGGCGCAGATCGGTGCCACGGAGCCCACCAAGCGCATCATCACCGGTGCCGTGATCGTGATCGCCGTGGTCCTGGATACTTATCGCAGCCGTCGTGCCAGTCGGCGAGGCTGA
- a CDS encoding cold-shock protein codes for MSNRQTGTVKWFNDEKGFGFITPQGGGDDLFVHFKAIESDGFKSLKEGQTVSFVAEKGQKGMQAAQVRGE; via the coding sequence ATGTCTAATCGCCAAACCGGCACCGTTAAATGGTTCAACGATGAAAAAGGCTTCGGCTTCATCACTCCTCAAGGTGGCGGTGACGACCTGTTCGTACACTTCAAAGCTATCGAAAGCGACGGTTTCAAAAGCCTGAAAGAAGGCCAAACCGTTTCCTTCGTGGCTGAGAAAGGCCAAAAGGGTATGCAAGCTGCACAGGTTCGCGGCGAGTAA
- the rbsK gene encoding ribokinase codes for MPAKVVVIGSLNMDLVTRASRLPRAGETLVGQTFSTVPGGKGANQAVASARLGADVAMIGCVGSDAYGTELRGALLVEGIDCQAVSTVDGSSGVALIVVDDSSQNAIVIVAGSNGELTPASLQASDAVLQAADVIICQLEVPMDTVGYTLKRGRELGKTVILNPAPASGPLPADWYASVDYLIPNESEASALSGVTVDSLDSAKVAATRLIQAGAGKVIITLGAQGALFADGQGFEHLVAPKVKAVDTTAAGDTFVGGFAAALASGKSEAEAIRFGQVAAALSVTRAGAQPSIPTLHDVQGFVLL; via the coding sequence ATGCCAGCAAAAGTAGTGGTAATAGGCAGCTTGAACATGGACCTGGTCACCCGCGCGAGTCGGCTGCCCCGTGCCGGTGAGACCCTGGTCGGCCAGACGTTTTCCACGGTGCCTGGCGGCAAGGGCGCCAACCAGGCCGTGGCCTCGGCGCGACTGGGTGCGGATGTGGCAATGATCGGCTGTGTCGGTAGCGATGCCTATGGCACTGAACTGCGTGGCGCCTTGCTGGTGGAAGGTATCGATTGCCAGGCGGTGAGCACCGTGGACGGTTCCAGTGGCGTGGCCTTGATTGTGGTGGACGACAGCAGCCAGAACGCGATTGTGATCGTTGCCGGCAGCAACGGCGAGCTGACACCCGCCTCACTGCAGGCGTCCGATGCGGTGCTGCAGGCTGCCGATGTGATTATCTGCCAGCTGGAAGTGCCGATGGATACCGTGGGCTACACCCTCAAGCGCGGTCGTGAACTGGGCAAGACCGTGATCCTCAACCCGGCGCCGGCCAGCGGCCCGTTGCCCGCCGACTGGTACGCCTCGGTCGACTACCTGATTCCCAACGAAAGCGAAGCCAGCGCACTGAGCGGCGTGACAGTCGACTCCCTCGACAGTGCCAAGGTCGCGGCGACACGGTTGATCCAGGCGGGAGCTGGCAAAGTCATTATTACCCTGGGTGCCCAAGGTGCGTTGTTTGCCGATGGCCAGGGCTTTGAGCACCTGGTGGCGCCCAAGGTCAAGGCGGTGGATACCACCGCTGCCGGCGATACCTTTGTCGGTGGTTTTGCCGCAGCACTGGCCAGTGGCAAAAGTGAAGCCGAGGCCATCCGTTTCGGCCAAGTCGCGGCAGCCTTGTCAGTCACCCGTGCTGGTGCGCAACCCTCCATTCCTACGCTGCATGACGTTCAAGGTTTTGTGCTTTTATGA
- the thrS gene encoding threonine--tRNA ligase — translation MPTITLPDGSQRSFDHSVSVAEVAASIGAGLAKATVAGKVDGKLVDASDLITSDASLQIITPKDQEGLEIIRHSCAHLIGHAVKQLYPTAKMVIGPVIDEGFYYDIAYERPFTPDDLAAIEQRMHALIEKDYDVIKKVTPRAEVIDVFTARGEDYKLRLVEDMPDEQAMGLYYHEEYVDMCRGPHVPNTRFLKSFKLTKLSGAYWRGDAKNEQLQRIYGTAWADKKQLAAYIQRIEEAEKRDHRKIGKRLNLFHLQEEAPGMVFWHPNGWTLYQVLEQYMRKVQRDNGYLEIKTPQVVDRSLWEKSGHWANYADNMFTTQSENRDYAIKPMNCPCHVQVFNQGLKSYRELPMRLAEFGACHRNEPSGALHGIMRVRGFTQDDAHIFCTEEQMQAESAAFIKLTMDVYRDFGFTEVEMKLSTRPEKRVGSDELWDRAEAALAAALDSAGLAYDLQPGEGAFYGPKIEFSLKDCLGRVWQCGTLQLDFNLPIRLGAEYVSEDNSRKHPVMLHRAILGSFERFVGILIEHYEGAFPAWLAPTQAVIMNITDKQADFAAEVEKTLNESGFRAKSDLRNEKIGFKIREHTLLKVPYLLVIGDREVEMQTVAVRTREGADLGSMPVAQFAEFLAQAVSRRGRPDSE, via the coding sequence ATGCCAACTATTACTCTTCCCGACGGCAGTCAACGTTCATTCGATCATTCGGTTTCCGTAGCCGAGGTCGCCGCATCCATTGGTGCTGGCCTGGCCAAGGCCACCGTGGCCGGCAAGGTCGATGGCAAGCTGGTTGACGCCAGCGACCTGATCACCTCCGATGCCAGCCTGCAAATCATCACGCCCAAGGATCAAGAGGGGCTGGAGATCATTCGCCACTCCTGCGCGCACTTGATTGGCCATGCGGTCAAGCAGCTGTATCCGACTGCGAAGATGGTGATCGGCCCGGTCATCGACGAAGGCTTTTATTACGATATCGCCTACGAGCGTCCTTTCACCCCGGACGATCTGGCCGCTATCGAACAGCGCATGCACGCCCTGATCGAAAAAGATTACGACGTCATCAAGAAAGTCACTCCGCGCGCCGAAGTGATCGACGTGTTCACTGCGCGTGGCGAAGACTACAAGCTGCGCCTGGTGGAAGACATGCCGGACGAGCAGGCCATGGGCCTGTACTACCACGAAGAATACGTCGATATGTGCCGTGGTCCCCACGTGCCGAACACGCGCTTCCTCAAGTCCTTCAAGCTGACCAAGCTGTCCGGTGCCTACTGGCGCGGCGACGCGAAGAACGAGCAACTGCAACGCATCTACGGCACTGCCTGGGCTGACAAGAAGCAGCTGGCCGCCTATATCCAGCGCATTGAGGAGGCCGAAAAACGCGACCACCGCAAGATCGGCAAGCGCCTGAACCTGTTCCACCTCCAGGAAGAAGCGCCGGGCATGGTGTTCTGGCACCCGAACGGCTGGACCCTGTACCAAGTGCTCGAGCAGTACATGCGCAAGGTTCAGCGCGACAACGGTTACCTGGAGATCAAGACCCCACAGGTCGTTGATCGCAGCCTGTGGGAGAAATCCGGGCACTGGGCCAACTACGCCGACAATATGTTCACCACCCAGTCGGAAAACCGCGACTACGCCATCAAGCCGATGAACTGCCCATGCCACGTGCAGGTGTTCAATCAAGGCCTGAAGAGCTATCGCGAGTTGCCGATGCGCCTGGCCGAGTTCGGTGCCTGCCACCGTAACGAGCCATCGGGTGCGTTGCACGGCATCATGCGGGTACGCGGCTTCACCCAGGACGACGCCCACATCTTCTGTACCGAAGAGCAGATGCAGGCCGAATCCGCCGCGTTCATCAAGCTGACCATGGACGTTTATCGTGATTTCGGCTTTACCGAAGTCGAGATGAAGCTGTCCACTCGTCCGGAAAAACGCGTCGGTTCCGACGAACTGTGGGATCGCGCCGAAGCGGCCCTGGCCGCAGCGCTAGACAGTGCGGGCCTTGCGTACGATCTGCAGCCGGGTGAGGGGGCCTTCTACGGGCCGAAGATCGAGTTCTCGTTGAAAGATTGCCTTGGCCGTGTCTGGCAATGTGGTACCTTGCAGCTCGATTTTAACCTGCCGATCCGTTTGGGAGCCGAATACGTCTCCGAAGATAACAGTCGTAAACACCCGGTTATGCTGCACCGGGCGATCCTCGGCTCGTTCGAACGGTTCGTCGGTATCCTGATCGAGCACTACGAGGGTGCGTTCCCTGCGTGGCTGGCTCCGACTCAGGCAGTGATCATGAATATCACTGATAAACAGGCGGATTTTGCTGCTGAAGTTGAAAAAACTCTCAACGAAAGCGGATTTCGTGCCAAGTCCGACTTGAGAAATGAAAAGATCGGCTTTAAAATCCGCGAGCATACTTTGCTCAAGGTTCCCTATCTTTTGGTTATCGGAGATCGGGAAGTCGAGATGCAGACTGTCGCTGTGCGTACTCGTGAAGGTGCTGACCTGGGCTCGATGCCCGTCGCCCAGTTCGCTGAGTTCCTCGCGCAAGCGGTTTCCCGGCGTGGTCGCCCAGATTCGGAGTAA
- the rpmI gene encoding 50S ribosomal protein L35, which produces MPKMKTKSGAAKRFLKTANGIKHKHAFKSHILTKMSTKRKRQLRGSSLLHPSDVAKVERMLRLR; this is translated from the coding sequence ATGCCAAAGATGAAGACTAAAAGTGGTGCTGCTAAGCGGTTTCTGAAAACTGCTAACGGTATCAAGCACAAGCACGCTTTCAAGAGCCACATCCTGACCAAAATGTCGACCAAGCGTAAGCGTCAACTGCGCGGTAGCAGCTTGCTGCATCCGTCTGACGTGGCAAAAGTCGAGCGCATGCTGCGCCTTCGTTAA
- a CDS encoding I78 family peptidase inhibitor, giving the protein MPWKLASFGTLLAALALAGCSTPGASEPAKDAAVTDAGHSRCESKAAEFSIGQKASPQLLEQARTRAGAQNARILKPNDMITLEYRSDRLNLNTDDNLVITRVNCG; this is encoded by the coding sequence ATGCCTTGGAAGCTCGCATCATTCGGTACTTTGTTGGCAGCACTCGCGTTGGCGGGTTGCAGCACCCCGGGTGCCTCTGAGCCAGCCAAAGACGCCGCCGTGACCGATGCCGGTCATAGCCGCTGTGAGTCGAAGGCCGCCGAATTCAGCATTGGCCAGAAAGCCTCGCCGCAGTTGCTGGAGCAGGCCCGTACCCGTGCTGGCGCACAGAACGCGCGGATCCTCAAGCCCAACGATATGATCACGCTGGAATACCGCTCCGACCGGCTGAACCTGAACACCGATGACAACCTGGTGATCACACGCGTTAATTGCGGCTGA
- the pheS gene encoding phenylalanine--tRNA ligase subunit alpha — translation MENLDALVAQALEAVQSAEDINALEQIRVHYLGKKGELTQVMKTLGNLPAEERPQFGALINVAKERVTEVLNARKATMEEADLAAKLAAESIDVTLPGRGQASGGLHPITRTLERIEQFFTHIGYGIAEGPEVEDDYHNFEALNIPGHHPARSMHDTFYFNANMLLRTHTSPVQVRTMEANKPPIRIVCPGRVYRSDSDITHSPMFHQVEGLLVDRDINFADLKGTIEEFLRVFFEKELAVRFRPSFFPFTEPSAEVDMECVMCSGKGCRVCKQTGWLEVMGCGMVHPNVLRMSGIDPEEFSGFAFGMGVERLAMLRYGVNDLRLFFDNDLRFLAQFR, via the coding sequence ATGGAAAACCTGGACGCGCTCGTCGCTCAAGCTCTTGAGGCTGTGCAAAGCGCTGAAGATATCAATGCCCTGGAGCAAATCCGGGTTCACTACCTTGGCAAAAAGGGTGAATTGACTCAGGTGATGAAGACCCTGGGAAATTTGCCGGCTGAAGAGCGCCCGCAATTCGGCGCGCTGATCAACGTTGCCAAGGAGCGTGTCACAGAGGTGCTCAATGCGCGCAAGGCGACCATGGAGGAGGCCGATCTCGCAGCCAAACTCGCCGCCGAGTCCATTGATGTAACCCTGCCTGGTCGTGGCCAGGCCTCGGGCGGTCTGCATCCGATCACCCGGACTCTGGAACGTATCGAGCAGTTCTTCACCCATATCGGCTACGGCATTGCCGAAGGCCCTGAGGTCGAAGACGACTATCACAACTTCGAGGCGCTCAACATCCCAGGCCATCACCCGGCCCGGTCGATGCACGACACCTTCTATTTCAATGCAAACATGCTGTTGCGCACCCATACCTCCCCGGTACAGGTCCGCACCATGGAAGCGAACAAGCCGCCGATCCGCATTGTCTGCCCAGGCCGTGTGTACCGCAGCGACTCCGATATCACCCACTCGCCGATGTTCCACCAGGTCGAAGGCCTGCTGGTTGATCGCGACATCAACTTCGCCGACCTCAAGGGCACCATCGAAGAGTTCCTGCGAGTGTTCTTCGAGAAAGAGCTGGCGGTGCGTTTCCGTCCATCATTCTTCCCGTTCACCGAGCCATCCGCAGAAGTCGACATGGAATGCGTGATGTGCAGCGGTAAAGGCTGCCGCGTCTGCAAGCAGACTGGCTGGCTGGAAGTGATGGGCTGCGGCATGGTTCACCCCAATGTGCTGCGCATGTCCGGGATCGATCCGGAAGAGTTTTCGGGCTTTGCTTTCGGCATGGGCGTTGAGCGTCTGGCCATGCTGCGTTACGGCGTGAACGACTTGCGTCTGTTCTTCGACAACGACTTGCGGTTCCTCGCGCAATTTCGCTAG
- a CDS encoding nucleoside hydrolase, giving the protein MQRGLPTLKNLFRSVLLLSALTAASAQAAEKIDLIIDTDPGADDVVALLFAMASPDELNIRALTTVAGNVRLDKTSRNARLAREWAGREEIPVYAGAPKPLLRTPIYAENIHGKEGISGVTVHEPKKGLAEGNAVDYLIKTLRAAKPHSITIAMLGPQTNLALALTQDPEITQGIKEVVVMGGAHFNGGNITPVAEFNLFADPIAAEIVLKSGVKLTYLPLDVTHKVLTSEARLKKIADINNNASKVVGDILNEYVKGDMEYYGIPGGPVHDATVIAYLLKPSLFTGRQANMVVDSREGPTFGQTIVDWYDGLKQTKNVFWVENGDAQGFFDLLTERLARLK; this is encoded by the coding sequence ATGCAACGTGGTCTGCCAACCCTGAAAAACCTGTTTCGGAGTGTCCTGCTTTTGTCCGCACTCACTGCTGCCAGCGCCCAAGCGGCGGAAAAAATCGACTTGATCATCGACACTGACCCAGGTGCCGACGACGTGGTGGCCTTGCTCTTCGCCATGGCTTCCCCGGACGAATTGAACATTCGTGCACTGACCACCGTCGCCGGCAACGTGCGCCTGGACAAGACCTCGCGTAACGCGCGCCTGGCCCGCGAGTGGGCCGGGCGTGAAGAAATCCCGGTGTACGCCGGCGCACCCAAGCCGCTGTTGCGCACACCGATCTATGCCGAGAACATCCATGGCAAAGAAGGTATTTCCGGCGTCACCGTCCATGAGCCTAAAAAGGGCCTGGCCGAAGGCAACGCCGTTGATTACCTGATCAAGACCCTGCGTGCGGCCAAGCCTCACAGCATCACCATTGCCATGCTCGGTCCGCAGACCAACCTGGCGCTGGCCTTGACCCAGGACCCGGAAATCACCCAAGGCATCAAGGAAGTGGTGGTGATGGGGGGCGCGCACTTCAACGGCGGCAATATCACCCCGGTTGCCGAGTTCAACCTGTTCGCCGATCCGATTGCAGCCGAGATTGTGCTCAAGAGTGGCGTCAAGCTGACCTACCTGCCGCTGGACGTGACCCACAAGGTGCTGACCAGCGAGGCGCGCCTGAAGAAGATCGCCGACATCAACAACAACGCGAGCAAGGTCGTCGGCGATATTCTCAATGAATACGTCAAGGGCGATATGGAATACTACGGCATCCCGGGCGGCCCGGTACATGATGCCACTGTCATCGCCTATCTGCTCAAGCCGTCCTTGTTCACAGGGCGTCAGGCCAATATGGTGGTGGACAGCCGCGAAGGCCCGACCTTCGGCCAGACCATCGTTGATTGGTACGACGGCCTGAAGCAGACAAAAAATGTGTTCTGGGTTGAGAACGGCGACGCCCAGGGCTTCTTCGATCTGCTCACCGAGCGCCTGGCACGCTTGAAGTAA
- the rbsD gene encoding D-ribose pyranase, with protein sequence MKKTPLLNIALSRLIASLGHGDILVIGDAGLPVPPGVELIDLALTQGIPDFISTLRIVLSEMQVESHVLAEEILLKQPPALTELNALAEQAALGERRLLSHEQFKQLSRSARAVVRTGECQPYCNIALVSGVTF encoded by the coding sequence ATGAAAAAGACGCCTCTGCTCAATATCGCCTTGTCGCGGTTGATCGCATCCCTGGGCCATGGTGACATCCTGGTGATCGGCGACGCCGGCCTGCCAGTGCCGCCCGGGGTCGAGTTGATCGACCTGGCGCTGACCCAGGGCATTCCCGACTTCATCAGCACCTTGCGTATCGTGCTCAGTGAAATGCAGGTGGAAAGCCACGTACTGGCGGAAGAAATCCTGCTCAAGCAGCCACCCGCGCTGACGGAGCTGAACGCTTTGGCTGAACAGGCCGCCCTCGGCGAGCGACGTCTGCTCAGCCATGAACAATTCAAGCAACTGAGCCGTAGCGCGCGCGCTGTCGTGCGTACCGGCGAGTGCCAGCCTTACTGCAATATCGCGCTGGTCTCCGGCGTAACCTTCTAG